Below is a window of Fluviibacter phosphoraccumulans DNA.
CAGCTTCATCAGTGCGTCAACCGTTTTGTCGGTCGGATCAATGATGTCCATCAGGCGCAGGTGCGTACGGATTTCCAGCTGATCGCGCGACGTCTTGTTGACGTGTGGCGAACGCAGAATGTCAAAACGCTGCTTACGTGTAGGCAGAGGAACCGGGCCGCGAACAACAGCGCCAGTGCGCTTAGCGGTTTCAACGATTTCCTGTGCAGACTGATCGATCAAACGATAGTCGTAGGCTTTAAGGCGAATACGGATTTTCTGGTTTTGCATGTGACATCCAAAGAACAGTAAAAGAACAATTAAAGAACCACAGCGAGCGGCGGACTATACAGAAGATTTAATCAACTGCAAAGCCGCTTCCGGATACCGCCGGCTTGTGGCCGGGGCATCCGGTTTATCAGCGAATTACTCGATGATTTTCGAGACGACGCCGGCGCCAACGGTACGGCCACCTTCGCGGATTGCGAAGCGCAGACCTTCTTCCATGGCGATCGGGTTGATCAGTTTTACCGTCATGCGGATGTTGTCACCCGGCATCACCATTTCGGTACCCTCTGGCAGGACGATGGCGCCCGTGACGTCGGTGGTACGGAAGTAGAACTGTGGACGGTAGTTGTTGAAGAACGGGGTGTGACGGCCGCCTTCGTCCTTGGAGAGGACGTACACTTCAGATTCGAAGTGGGTGTGCGGGGTGATCGAACCCGGCTTGGCCAGAACTTGACCACGCTCGACGTCTTCACGCTTGGTGCCACGCAGCAGGACGCCGACGTTGTCACCGGCTTGACCTTGGTCAAGCAGCTTGCGGAACATTTCAACACCGGTACAGGTGGTTTTGGTGGTTGGGCGGATGCCAACGATTTCCAGTTCTTCGCCGACTTTGACGATGCCACGCTCTACACGGCCGGTGACGACGGTGCCACGACCCGAGATCGAGAAGACGTCTTCGATCGGGAGGAGGAATGGCTGGTCTACGGCGCGCTCTGGCGTTGGGATGTAGCTGTCGAGGGCTGCGGCCAGCTCAAGGATGGCTGGTTCGCCGATCGGGCTTTGGTCGCCTTCGAGGGCTTTCAGTGCCGAACCCTTGATGATGGGCACGTCGTCGCCTGGGAAGTCGTACTTGGAGAGAAGTTCGCGAACTTCCATTTCAACGAGTTCGAGCAGTTCGGCGTCGTCAACCATGTCGCACTTGTTCAGGAAGACGATGACGTAGGGCACGCCGACCTGACGGGCCAGCAGGATGTGCTCGCGGGTCTGGGGCATGGGGCCGTCAGCGGCCGAGCAAACGAGGATGGCGCCGTCCATTTGGGCAGCACCGGTAATCATGTTCTTGACGTAGTCGGCGTGGCCTGGGCAGTCAACGTGTGCGTAGTGACGGTTGGCGGTCTCATACTCAACGTGCGCGGTGTTAATCGTGATACCACGGGCCTTTTCTTCTGGTGCCGCATCAATTTGGTCGTAAGCCTTGGCTTCGCCACCAAACTTGGCTGCCAGTACGGTAGCGATTGCTGCCGTCAGCGTCGTCTTGCCATGGTCAACGTGACCAATCGTGCCCACGTTTACGTGCGGCTTTGTACGTTCAAACTTACCCTTTGCCATTTTTAGCTTCCTTAAAAGTTCAGAATTCGAAATTACTTCTTATTGATGATTGCTTCAGCAACGTTCTTTGGCGCTTCCGTGTAGTGCTTGAACTCCATCGAGTACGTGGCACGACCCTGAGTCAGCGAACGCAGCTGTGTCGAGTAACCAAACATTTCGGCCAGCGGCACTTCTGCCTTAATTGCCTTCATGCCGCCCGGGATGTCATCCATACCCTGAACGATGCCACGACGACCCGACAGGTCACCCATGACGTTACCCATGTACTCTTCCGGCGTTTCGACTTCAACCGCCATCATTGGTTCCAGCAGAACCGGGCTGGCGCGACGCATACCTTCTTTGAAGGCCATCGAAGCGGCCATCTTAAAGGCGTTTTCGTTGGAGTCAACGTCGTGGTACGAACCGAAGTGCAGCGTACACTTAACGTCCACAATCGGGAAGCCAGCCAGAATGCCGCTTGGCATGGTGTCTTGCAGACCCTTATCAACGGCCGGGATGTATTCACGCGGAACCACACCGCCCTTGATGGCGTCAACGAACTCGTAGCCCTTACCTGGCTCGTTCGGTTCAATCTTGAGCACAACGTGACCGTACTGACCACGACCGCCCGACTGTTTGACGAACTTGCCTTCGGCATCGTCAATCACCTTGCGGATGGTTTCACGGTAGGCCACTTGCGGGGCGCCCACATTAGCTTCAACGCCGAACTCACGACGCATACGATCCACAATAATCTCAAGGTGCAGTTCGCCCATACCCGAGATAATGGTTTGACCCGATTCTTCGTCCGTACGA
It encodes the following:
- the rpsJ gene encoding 30S ribosomal protein S10, which produces MQNQKIRIRLKAYDYRLIDQSAQEIVETAKRTGAVVRGPVPLPTRKQRFDILRSPHVNKTSRDQLEIRTHLRLMDIIDPTDKTVDALMKLDLPAGVDVEIKLQ
- the tuf gene encoding elongation factor Tu, producing the protein MAKGKFERTKPHVNVGTIGHVDHGKTTLTAAIATVLAAKFGGEAKAYDQIDAAPEEKARGITINTAHVEYETANRHYAHVDCPGHADYVKNMITGAAQMDGAILVCSAADGPMPQTREHILLARQVGVPYVIVFLNKCDMVDDAELLELVEMEVRELLSKYDFPGDDVPIIKGSALKALEGDQSPIGEPAILELAAALDSYIPTPERAVDQPFLLPIEDVFSISGRGTVVTGRVERGIVKVGEELEIVGIRPTTKTTCTGVEMFRKLLDQGQAGDNVGVLLRGTKREDVERGQVLAKPGSITPHTHFESEVYVLSKDEGGRHTPFFNNYRPQFYFRTTDVTGAIVLPEGTEMVMPGDNIRMTVKLINPIAMEEGLRFAIREGGRTVGAGVVSKIIE